From a region of the Helianthus annuus cultivar XRQ/B chromosome 5, HanXRQr2.0-SUNRISE, whole genome shotgun sequence genome:
- the LOC110923390 gene encoding laccase-12 — protein MEGVLHNPIHNTLRVFFLLSSLLALTTAKTHNHDFVVQETKVTRLCKTLNSITVNGQFPGPTLEVNNGDTLVIHVTNKARYNVTIHWHGVRQMTTAWADGPEFITQCPIRPGGSYTYRFTISRQEGTLWWHAHSSWLRATVYGAIVIHPREGYPYPFPKPNRESVIMLGEWWDANPIDVIREATRTGSGPNVSDAFTINGQPGDLYKCSSQDTVKVRVDSGETSLIRVINAALNQQLFFTIASHKLTVVGADGSYVKPFTTPVLMLGPGQTTDILMQADQAPARYYIAARAYASGQGVPFDNTTTTAVLEYKTATSKPIMPPLPAYNDTATVTAFTTRFKSLQIAPVPTVLDHSLFITMGLGIHQCPPETPAQNCQAPNRSRFAASMNNVSFVFPSNSSILEAHYHGIPGVFTTDFPAKPAVTFDYTGNVSRSLWQPIFGTKVYKLKYGSRVQIVLQGTSIFTPENHPIHLHGYDFYILAEGFGNFNPKTDTAKFNLVDPPLRNTVSLPIKGWAVIRFVADNPGTWIMHCHLDVHLGWGLATVFVVEDGPAPWQKLEKPPPDLPVC, from the exons ATGGAGGGTGTGCTTCATAACCCTATTCACAACACTTTACGCGTTTTCTTCCTGCTAAGCTCGTTACTCGCTTTAACGACTGCGAAAACCCACAACCATGACTTTGTC gttcaagaaacaaaagtcaCGAGGTTATGCAAAACACTTAACTCGATCACAGTCAACGGGCAGTTCCCGGGTCCAACCTTGGAAGTGAACAATGGCGATACTCTAGTGATACATGTTACAAACAAAGCTAGATATAATGTCACAATTCACTg GCATGGTGTTAGACAGATGACGACAGCATGGGCTGATGGGCCCGAGTTTATTACACAATGTCCAATTAGACCAGGAGGGAGTTACACATACCGGTTCACAATTTCAAGACAAGAAGGAACTTTATGGTGGCATGCACATAGCTCGTGGCTTCGAGCCACTGTTTATGGTGCTATTGTTATTCACCCACGAGAAGGATATCCGTACCCGTTCCCTAAGCCGAACCGTGAATCGGTCATAATGCTTG GTGAATGGTGGGATGCAAACCCGATAGATGTTATAAGAGAGGCCACAAGGACCGGATCAGGCCCAAATGTTTCGGATGCGTTTACCATCAATGGTCAACCCGGTGATCTCTATAAGTGCTCTAGCCAAG ATACGGTCAAAGTCCGAGTTGACTCAGGGGAAACAAGCCTAATCCGGGTGATCAATGCAGCGCTAAATCAACAGCTTTTTTTCACCATTGCTAGCCACAAACTTACAGTCGTAGGAGCTGATGGTTCCTATGTAAAACCCTTCACCACCCCGGTCCTCATGCTCGGGCCGGGTCAAACCACCGATATCCTCATGCAAGCTGACCAGGCCCCAGCACGTTACTACATCGCTGCACGCGCTTACGCTAGTGGACAAGGTGTCCCATTCGACAACACCACAACCACCGCAGTTTTGGAGTACAAAACCGCCACTTCAAAGCCCATCATGCCACCTCTCCCAGCATATAACGACACCGCCACTGTCACAGCCTTCACGACCCGCTTCAAAAGCCTCCAAATAGCACCTGTTCCGACTGTACTCGATCACAGCCTATTCATCACAATGGGCCTTGGAATCCACCAGTGCCCGCCGGAAACCCCGGCCCAAAACTGCCAAGCCCCCAACCGGAGCCGTTTCGCAGCCAGCATGAACAACGTGTCTTTTGTATTCCCATCCAATTCCTCCATACTTGAAGCACATTACCATGGTATACCCGGGGTTTTCACAACCGACTTTCCAGCGAAACCAGCTGTGACCTTTGATTATACCGGTAACGTGAGCCGGTCTTTGTGGCAGCCTATCTTTGGGACAAAGGTCTATAAGTTGAAATATGGATCAAGGGTTCAGATTGTGTTGCAAGGAACAAGCATTTTTACACCGGAGAACCACCCAATCCATCTTCATGGATATGATTTCTATATACTTGCAGAAGGATTTGGAAACTTTAACCCTAAAACAGACACTGCTAAGTTCAATCTGGTGGACCCGCCTCTTAGGAATACAGTTAGCTTACCTATCAAAGGATGGGCAGTCATTAGATTTGTTGCTGACAATCCAG